The Niastella koreensis GR20-10 genome includes a window with the following:
- a CDS encoding pyridoxamine 5'-phosphate oxidase family protein encodes MFGSLDNNQIEEVLMHQVLGRIGCCDNGVSYIVPISYAYDGACVYGHTKEGMKINIMRKNTAVCFEVEEMKDMANWKSVIAWGKFEEVTDPAQRTIGLQLLLSRVLPLISSETTHLSPLWPFPVSDINSIKGIVFRIALEKKTGRFEENNETAFYGIG; translated from the coding sequence ATGTTTGGCTCATTAGATAACAACCAAATAGAGGAGGTGCTGATGCACCAGGTACTTGGCCGCATCGGTTGCTGCGATAATGGAGTTTCTTATATAGTGCCCATAAGTTATGCGTATGACGGCGCCTGTGTATATGGGCATACAAAGGAAGGGATGAAGATCAATATTATGAGAAAAAATACAGCCGTTTGTTTTGAAGTAGAAGAAATGAAAGATATGGCAAACTGGAAAAGCGTAATTGCCTGGGGGAAATTTGAAGAAGTGACAGATCCAGCGCAACGCACAATCGGATTGCAGCTATTGCTTAGCAGGGTGCTACCACTTATCAGCAGTGAAACTACGCATCTTTCGCCGCTATGGCCCTTCCCCGTAAGTGATATAAACTCAATTAAAGGTATTGTATTTCGCATTGCACTGGAAAAGAAAACAGGTCGCTTTGAAGAAAATAACGAAACTGCCTTTTACGGCATTGGCTGA
- a CDS encoding acyl carrier protein → MTDTEIKQVLIELLKKIAPDTEPEKLAADDDIRHTLEIDSFDALQFVVALDEHFGIDTPEEDYGKIATMKDLVQYIQQKNSKLSA, encoded by the coding sequence ATGACAGATACCGAAATAAAGCAGGTGCTTATTGAGCTGTTAAAAAAGATAGCACCCGATACGGAGCCGGAAAAGCTTGCAGCTGATGATGATATAAGGCATACGCTGGAAATAGATTCATTTGACGCCCTGCAGTTTGTAGTGGCGCTGGATGAACATTTTGGTATTGATACACCGGAAGAAGATTACGGAAAAATTGCTACAATGAAAGATCTGGTGCAATATATTCAGCAAAAGAATAGCAAATTGTCTGCCTGA
- a CDS encoding dihydrolipoamide acetyltransferase family protein, with product MIEFNMPSLGADMEAGTLREWLVKPGDKVKRGDIIAVVETQKGLIDIEVFDEGIIDQLLIGQDEKVPVGKVMALIANGASPKTPVLPQVKASPLAKRMAAEKGIDLQTIIGTGEGGAITKEDVEKAAGQKRVVTEIKPPASESIRMAVAAAMSKSNREIPHYYLQQKIDMRRALTWLSEANKLRNVKQRLLPVVLLVKSVAAALVAVPQLNGFWENGFQQMNEINIGFAISLRSGGVMIPAIRNADKKSLDELMAALNDIIPRARAMKLRSSELSSSTITITSLGEANAELVYGVIYPPQVALVGFGSIIEQPWAEQGMLDVRPVITATVAADHRATDGTTGSRLLMHINNQLQKPELL from the coding sequence ATGATTGAATTTAATATGCCCAGCCTCGGCGCCGACATGGAGGCAGGAACGCTTCGTGAATGGCTGGTAAAGCCCGGTGATAAGGTAAAACGGGGCGACATTATTGCTGTTGTTGAAACGCAAAAGGGACTTATTGATATCGAAGTATTTGACGAAGGTATTATTGATCAGCTGTTGATTGGTCAGGATGAAAAGGTACCCGTAGGAAAGGTGATGGCCCTGATCGCAAACGGTGCATCTCCCAAAACGCCCGTTTTACCACAGGTAAAAGCCTCGCCGCTCGCAAAACGCATGGCCGCTGAAAAAGGCATAGATCTGCAAACAATAATAGGAACAGGAGAAGGGGGTGCCATTACGAAGGAAGATGTGGAAAAAGCTGCCGGTCAAAAACGGGTTGTTACAGAAATTAAACCGCCGGCTTCAGAAAGCATCAGAATGGCAGTGGCTGCAGCCATGAGTAAATCGAACAGGGAAATTCCGCACTACTATTTGCAACAGAAGATCGATATGCGCAGAGCGCTTACCTGGTTAAGTGAAGCCAATAAACTAAGAAACGTTAAACAACGCTTACTCCCGGTAGTACTCCTGGTAAAATCGGTTGCAGCGGCCCTGGTAGCCGTACCGCAATTAAATGGATTCTGGGAAAACGGGTTTCAGCAGATGAACGAAATAAATATCGGATTTGCTATTTCATTGCGCTCCGGTGGAGTAATGATCCCGGCTATCCGGAATGCAGATAAAAAGTCACTGGATGAGTTGATGGCCGCATTAAACGATATTATACCAAGGGCAAGGGCCATGAAACTGAGAAGCTCGGAGTTAAGTTCCTCCACCATTACTATTACGAGTTTGGGTGAAGCCAATGCAGAACTTGTTTACGGAGTGATCTATCCGCCACAGGTAGCATTGGTTGGGTTTGGAAGCATTATTGAACAGCCCTGGGCCGAACAGGGCATGCTGGACGTTCGCCCGGTAATTACAGCCACCGTCGCCGCAGATCACCGGGCAACGGATGGCACAACAGGCAGCAGGTTGCTTATGCACATTAATAACCAACTTCAAAAACCTGAATTATTATGA
- a CDS encoding alpha-ketoacid dehydrogenase subunit beta has translation MNEGNTITVTYREALKQGIRETLQKNEKVFLMGEDVGRYGGAFAVSKGLLQEFGPDRIMDVPLSEAGFTGAGIGAALGGMRPVVEIMTVNFSLLAMDQIVNNAATLLHMSGGQLNVPVIIRMSCGTGRQLAAQHSHSWEPLFAHIPGLIILSAGTHEDARKMLPAALQSLDPVIIFEYTAMLNMEKEMPDNKEDFNIDKAIVRKAGKDITIVTYGAGVYKALDAANELKDLGIEAEVIDLRILRPLDKETVFASVKKTHRALLVEEAWSSINVSAEISAAIMENVFYDLDGPVQRLGGLEVPMPYAKHLEDACLPQKETIIEKVKKMLQHD, from the coding sequence ATGAATGAGGGGAATACGATAACTGTTACGTATCGCGAAGCACTGAAGCAGGGCATTCGCGAAACCTTGCAAAAAAACGAAAAGGTTTTTTTGATGGGGGAGGATGTAGGCCGTTATGGCGGCGCTTTTGCCGTTAGCAAAGGATTGCTGCAGGAATTCGGGCCTGATAGGATCATGGATGTTCCGTTATCGGAGGCAGGGTTTACAGGCGCCGGCATTGGCGCGGCGCTGGGCGGCATGCGGCCCGTTGTAGAAATAATGACTGTAAATTTCAGCCTGCTGGCCATGGACCAGATAGTGAATAATGCAGCCACCTTGTTGCATATGTCGGGCGGACAGTTGAATGTACCCGTTATAATTCGAATGAGCTGTGGAACGGGTAGGCAACTGGCCGCGCAGCATTCCCACAGTTGGGAACCTTTATTTGCCCACATTCCCGGATTGATTATATTATCGGCGGGTACCCATGAAGATGCGCGCAAGATGCTGCCGGCGGCCCTGCAAAGCCTTGACCCCGTGATCATTTTTGAATATACCGCCATGTTGAACATGGAAAAAGAGATGCCGGATAACAAGGAAGATTTCAACATAGATAAGGCCATTGTAAGAAAAGCAGGAAAGGATATTACCATTGTTACTTATGGCGCAGGTGTATATAAAGCGCTGGACGCTGCCAATGAATTAAAAGACCTGGGCATAGAGGCAGAGGTGATCGATTTACGCATTTTACGGCCGCTCGACAAGGAAACTGTTTTTGCATCGGTTAAAAAAACGCATCGGGCGTTGCTGGTAGAGGAAGCCTGGTCTTCAATAAATGTGTCGGCTGAGATCAGTGCTGCCATTATGGAAAACGTTTTTTATGACCTTGACGGCCCTGTACAGCGATTGGGCGGACTGGAAGTGCCCATGCCCTATGCCAAACACCTGGAGGATGCTTGCCTTCCCCAAAAAGAAACCATTATTGAAAAAGTGAAAAAGATGCTGCAGCATGATTGA